The Haloplanus sp. GDY1 genomic sequence CCGTGGCGACCGGTCGCTGCTCGCGGACGGGGTCGAAACGGTCGAGGAGCGGACGGGCGTGCCCGTCCTCGCGGTCCTCCCCCACGACGATCCCGGCCTCCCGGCGGAGGACAGCGTGAGCCTGCCGGCGCGAGGGGAGCGGGGCGTCGCCGGCGGGGGCGACGGGGTCGGCGCGGACCGGCGCGTCACGGTCGCGGTCCCGCGTCTCCCCCACCTCTCGAACGCGACCGACCTCGAACCGCTGGCGCGGGTGCCGGGCGTCCGGGTGGCGTACACGCCGCTGGACGCCGACCTCTCGGCGGTCGGCCCCCGGGGTCGCCCGGCCGACGCCGCGGTCCTCCCGGGGACGAAGAACACGGTCGACGACCTGCTGGCGGCCCGGGCGGCGGGGCTCGGCGAGCGACTCCGCGCCCTCGACGCCCCCGTGGTCGGCCTCTGTGGCGGCTACCAGTTCCTCGGCGAGCGGATCGAGGGAGCCGGGATCGAGGGGACCGGCGACCGGGAGACGGTGCCGGGGCTCGGCCTCCTGCCGGTCGTCACGCGCTTCTCGCCCGAGAAGCGGGTCGAACCGGCGACGTGGCGCGTCGAGGGGTGCGGGCCGCTGGCCGGCGCCGCGGGGCGGGTCGAGGGCTACGAGATTCACGCGGGCGAGACGCGGGCCGCCGGCGCGGTGCGCACGCCCTTCTCGGCGCCGGACGGCCGGGCGGGCGCCGAACTCGGGGCGGCGCGGGGGGCGGTCCTCGGCACCTACCTCCACGGCCTGTTCGCGAACCCGGCGGCCCGGGAGGCGTTCGTCGACGCCGCCTACGCCGGGTGCGGGCGGGAGCGCCCCGCGAGCACGGCCGAGCGGTCGTCGCCCTACGACCGCGCGGCTGCGCTGGTCGACCGGATCGACCTCGGGGCCGTCGGGGTGGGCGACGCCTGATCGGGGCGGCGACCGAACGTTTAACCCGGGAGATGCGCAACCCCACGCCGATGGTCGAGGCGTTCGCCGTGGCGAGCGGCAAGGGCGGGACGGGAAAGACGACCAGCACGCTCGCCCTCGGCATGGCGCTCGCCGCGGACCACGACGTGACCGTCGTCGACGCCGACACGGGGATGGCGAACCTGCTCTTTCACGCCGGCCTCGACGACGCGCCGGTGACGCTCCACGACCTGCTGATCGAGGGGACGGCGGCCGAGGTGTCCGACGCCGTCTACGAGCGCTTCGGGATGGAGGTGGTGCCCTGCGGGACGAGTCTGGCGGCGTTCGAGGCGGCCGAC encodes the following:
- a CDS encoding cobyric acid synthase — protein: MTARTLLVAGTASHVGKSTVAAGLCRRLTDAGYDVAPFKAQNMSNNARAVPRADGEGFGEIGVSQYVQARAAGVRPTTDHNPVLLKPRGDGESQLVIDGEAVADVPPGDYYDGWWGRAREAVVDAHGRLAADADVVVAEGAGSIAEINLHDRDLANVETARVADAEILLVADVERGGVFAAVVGTLDLLPDDLRERVRGVVITKFRGDRSLLADGVETVEERTGVPVLAVLPHDDPGLPAEDSVSLPARGERGVAGGGDGVGADRRVTVAVPRLPHLSNATDLEPLARVPGVRVAYTPLDADLSAVGPRGRPADAAVLPGTKNTVDDLLAARAAGLGERLRALDAPVVGLCGGYQFLGERIEGAGIEGTGDRETVPGLGLLPVVTRFSPEKRVEPATWRVEGCGPLAGAAGRVEGYEIHAGETRAAGAVRTPFSAPDGRAGAELGAARGAVLGTYLHGLFANPAAREAFVDAAYAGCGRERPASTAERSSPYDRAAALVDRIDLGAVGVGDA